One Candidatus Binatia bacterium DNA window includes the following coding sequences:
- a CDS encoding acyl-CoA/acyl-ACP dehydrogenase yields MDFALSEEQELLQQSARDFLARECAPTVVRQTMATPEGYSPALHQKMAALGWTGLVIPEKFGGLGLGLLDLAVLCEELGRAAVPGPFFATAVLGALSLVHARGATAQQKLWLPQIAAGEALATLAVSEGEPCPTPAAIRTRCTSTRSSFRLSGTKLFVPDAHVADLIVTAARTRGRDADGVCLFAVPRDTPGVTVRPLPDVDQTRRPCAVELRDVELPKSARLADEPAGWRALSRVTDAACVTIAADSLGGSQRALEMAVDYARTREQFGRPIGSFQALKHMAAEMVSEIEPARSLVWYAAYAYDHEPRRAGLAAAMAKARLTDIYSRTTNRAVQMHGGIGFTWEHDMQLWFKRALWNRTAFGDAVFHRERVATLSV; encoded by the coding sequence ATGGACTTCGCCCTTTCCGAGGAACAGGAGCTTCTGCAACAGAGCGCGCGCGACTTCCTGGCGCGCGAGTGCGCGCCGACCGTGGTGCGCCAGACAATGGCCACGCCGGAGGGATATTCGCCGGCGCTGCACCAGAAGATGGCCGCCCTCGGCTGGACCGGCCTCGTCATCCCGGAGAAGTTCGGCGGTCTCGGGCTCGGCCTTCTCGACCTTGCCGTGCTCTGCGAGGAATTGGGCCGCGCCGCGGTTCCCGGACCGTTCTTCGCCACGGCGGTGCTCGGAGCGTTGAGCCTCGTCCACGCGCGAGGAGCGACCGCGCAGCAGAAACTCTGGCTGCCGCAGATCGCGGCGGGGGAAGCTCTGGCAACGCTCGCCGTCTCCGAGGGCGAGCCGTGTCCGACCCCGGCTGCGATCCGAACCAGGTGCACTTCGACACGTAGCAGCTTTCGTCTGTCGGGAACCAAGCTATTCGTGCCCGACGCCCACGTTGCCGATCTCATCGTCACGGCGGCTCGCACCCGCGGTCGCGACGCCGACGGCGTCTGCCTGTTCGCCGTCCCCCGTGATACCCCGGGAGTCACCGTCCGGCCCCTGCCCGACGTCGATCAGACGCGGCGACCGTGCGCCGTGGAGCTGCGCGACGTCGAACTGCCGAAGAGTGCGCGGCTGGCCGACGAGCCGGCCGGCTGGCGGGCTCTGAGCCGGGTCACGGATGCCGCCTGCGTCACCATCGCCGCCGACAGTCTCGGCGGATCGCAACGCGCCCTGGAAATGGCGGTCGATTATGCCAGGACCCGCGAGCAGTTCGGCCGGCCGATCGGCTCGTTCCAGGCGCTCAAGCACATGGCGGCCGAGATGGTCAGCGAGATCGAGCCGGCGCGGTCGCTGGTCTGGTACGCTGCGTACGCGTACGACCACGAGCCGAGGCGTGCCGGTCTCGCCGCCGCCATGGCGAAGGCCCGACTCACCGATATCTACAGTCGAACCACGAACCGCGCCGTCCAGATGCACGGCGGCATCGGTTTCACGTGGGAGCACGACATGCAGCTCTGGTTCAAGCGCGCCCTGTGGAACCGCACCGCCTTCGGGGACGCGGTGTTCCACCGCGAGCGGGTGGCCACACTGTCGGTCTAG
- a CDS encoding endonuclease/exonuclease/phosphatase family protein → MRCATNSTTLVVLALLLLTACGGDSDPAAATAPFAEFEWQAEEPDVRVQRLCTEAADPDRAPDTTFIHCAVEGATFAPARVRPKTDIVVLAYNIERGFGADAQLARLRDGTIPAPDVLLLSEVDRGCARTAFRNIARDYARALGYGYVYATEFVELPSVRGAAGPYDPPLCEHGNAIVARYPLGNVRTIRHARNWSWYTPPDEPHPDEPRLGGRVAIAADMRIGRGLVRLYVLHLESEATAARIRAAQAAEIAADALAVPYPVVVGGDLNAYGAVFDLEYGAANDGPTQAFLTRGFDDAHAPLPPRTRTTSFDPAPLIIDFLFTRGVAVSNPGICPQDRCGNLSDHLPIWATVHVGE, encoded by the coding sequence ATGCGTTGCGCGACGAACTCGACCACGTTGGTTGTCCTGGCGCTGTTGCTGCTGACCGCGTGTGGTGGCGACAGTGACCCGGCAGCGGCAACCGCCCCTTTCGCTGAGTTCGAGTGGCAAGCGGAAGAGCCGGACGTACGCGTGCAGAGACTCTGCACCGAAGCCGCGGATCCGGACCGCGCCCCGGATACCACTTTCATTCACTGCGCCGTCGAGGGTGCCACCTTTGCGCCGGCGAGGGTGCGCCCGAAGACGGACATCGTCGTCCTCGCCTACAACATCGAGCGCGGGTTCGGCGCCGATGCCCAACTGGCGCGCCTGCGTGACGGCACGATCCCCGCGCCGGACGTCCTGCTCCTCAGCGAGGTCGACCGCGGCTGCGCCCGCACCGCGTTCCGCAACATTGCCCGCGACTACGCGCGTGCCCTCGGGTACGGGTACGTCTACGCCACCGAGTTCGTCGAACTGCCGAGCGTGCGCGGTGCCGCGGGGCCGTACGATCCGCCGCTCTGCGAGCATGGCAATGCGATCGTGGCGCGCTATCCGCTCGGCAACGTTCGCACCATCCGTCACGCCCGAAACTGGAGCTGGTACACGCCGCCCGACGAGCCCCACCCCGACGAGCCGCGCCTCGGCGGCAGGGTTGCCATCGCTGCGGACATGCGAATCGGTCGCGGCCTGGTTCGGCTCTACGTGCTGCACCTCGAATCCGAGGCGACCGCCGCGCGGATAAGGGCGGCTCAGGCGGCAGAGATCGCTGCCGACGCCCTTGCCGTGCCCTACCCGGTGGTGGTCGGCGGCGACCTCAACGCCTACGGCGCCGTTTTCGACCTGGAGTACGGCGCTGCCAACGACGGCCCGACGCAGGCCTTCCTCACGCGCGGCTTCGACGACGCCCACGCGCCGTTGCCGCCGCGTACCCGAACGACCAGCTTCGATCCGGCGCCCTTGATCATCGACTTCCTGTTCACGCGCGGCGTCGCGGTCTCCAACCCGGGCATCTGCCCGCAGGACCGCTGCGGCAACCTCTCCGATCACCTGCCGATCTGGGCCACCGTGCACGTCGGCGAATGA
- a CDS encoding beta-lactamase family protein: MLRSESIAGRPEDVGIDSRRLEALFARAGRDVDEGVLPSAQVAVARHGRLAGVRTFGRATQGGVDAPATDATLYSVFSVTKAAIAVSVWQLLEAGKLNLAERVAEVIPEFGTNGKEVITIEQLLLLVGGFPYAPFHPDHWDDRGRRLAAFGKWRLNWEPGSRYEYHPTSAHWVLAELIERRSGEDYRDYVRNRVTGPMGLDEYFLGLPAEHNHRVADVCYVGAPLAPPGGWKDVTPDAILQLNRPELRLIGIPGGGAVASAAELAMFYQTLLAGGVTPNGTRILATETIVCATRVRTQDHHRDPILDIPVNRALGVVVAGADGCAHLRGFGHAASPCAFGHGGAGGQVAWGDPATGISVGYCTNGFVDWLTAGRRTTAISTLAAQCVA, translated from the coding sequence ATGCTCCGGTCGGAATCGATCGCCGGCCGCCCCGAGGATGTGGGTATCGACAGCAGGCGGCTCGAAGCTCTGTTCGCGCGCGCCGGCCGCGACGTCGACGAAGGCGTTCTGCCGAGTGCGCAGGTGGCGGTGGCACGCCACGGCCGGCTTGCCGGCGTGCGGACGTTCGGTCGTGCCACCCAGGGCGGCGTCGACGCGCCGGCCACCGACGCAACGCTTTACAGCGTGTTCTCCGTTACCAAGGCGGCCATCGCGGTGTCGGTGTGGCAACTGCTGGAAGCCGGCAAGTTGAACCTCGCGGAACGCGTGGCCGAGGTCATCCCCGAGTTCGGCACGAACGGCAAGGAGGTCATTACCATCGAGCAGCTTCTGCTGCTCGTCGGCGGCTTTCCCTACGCTCCGTTTCATCCCGATCACTGGGACGACCGCGGGCGACGGCTCGCCGCCTTCGGCAAGTGGCGTCTGAACTGGGAACCCGGCAGTCGCTACGAGTACCACCCGACCTCGGCGCACTGGGTGCTCGCCGAACTCATCGAGCGGCGCTCCGGCGAGGACTACCGCGACTACGTGCGCAATCGTGTGACCGGACCGATGGGCCTCGACGAGTACTTCCTCGGCCTGCCGGCCGAGCACAACCACCGCGTCGCCGACGTCTGTTACGTGGGTGCACCGCTCGCGCCACCGGGCGGCTGGAAGGACGTAACCCCGGATGCGATCCTGCAACTGAACCGGCCCGAGCTGCGTCTGATCGGCATTCCGGGCGGCGGGGCCGTAGCGAGTGCGGCAGAGCTGGCGATGTTTTACCAGACCTTGCTCGCCGGCGGAGTTACGCCGAACGGGACCCGCATTCTCGCGACCGAGACGATCGTCTGCGCAACCCGCGTTCGCACGCAGGATCACCACCGCGACCCCATCCTCGACATCCCGGTCAACCGGGCGCTCGGGGTCGTGGTCGCCGGAGCCGATGGCTGCGCCCACCTGCGCGGCTTCGGCCATGCTGCGTCACCGTGCGCCTTCGGCCACGGGGGAGCGGGCGGTCAGGTGGCATGGGGCGACCCTGCAACCGGGATCTCTGTCGGCTATTGCACCAACGGCTTCGTCGACTGGCTCACCGCCGGCCGCCGCACCACCGCGATTTCGACCCTGGCGGCGCAGTGCGTGGCGTGA
- a CDS encoding HD domain-containing protein encodes MLIRDPIHGDIRLDPVETAVLDLPEVQRLRGVKQLGTAHLVYPGAVHTRFDHSLGVCALAHRMVAELRRAGTPIDRDVETLIGVGALLHDVTHVPFGHTLEDERRLLPRHDKGVRLMRMFDGALGDALAQLGLRDRIAEFFALQGDTGTVPAWAREIVASTIDADLLDYLRRDSYFTGLAQQYDDRIFRHFVVADGHLAVNMTKHGMERPDARSETVQLLRMRYFLTERVYYHHTKVAAGAMISKAVELARECGALDEDELLELNDWTLLDRLRAVPSAASPDPRIAVLVGRLERRALLKRGYVCSPLTVPAEDRRRLVQRFHETAAERRAVEHDLARAIGCDPTEVILYCPALTVMKEAAALVHTPRGLVALNRYDDDGTAEIGAIEARYAALWRLYVFVPEGAAARAASAAAAVIGYPSEHRRH; translated from the coding sequence ATGCTGATCCGCGACCCGATTCACGGCGATATCAGGCTGGACCCGGTCGAGACCGCCGTCCTCGACCTGCCCGAGGTGCAGCGCCTGCGCGGCGTCAAGCAGCTCGGTACGGCCCATCTGGTGTATCCGGGGGCTGTGCACACGCGCTTCGATCACAGCCTCGGGGTGTGCGCGCTCGCCCACCGTATGGTCGCGGAACTGCGCCGGGCCGGAACCCCGATCGACCGGGACGTCGAAACGCTCATCGGCGTGGGCGCGCTGTTGCACGACGTCACGCACGTGCCCTTCGGCCACACCCTGGAAGACGAGCGCCGCCTCCTGCCGCGCCACGACAAAGGCGTGCGCCTGATGCGGATGTTCGACGGCGCGCTGGGGGACGCCCTGGCTCAGCTCGGCCTGCGCGACCGCATTGCCGAGTTCTTCGCCCTGCAGGGCGATACAGGCACGGTGCCGGCGTGGGCACGCGAGATCGTCGCCAGCACCATTGACGCCGACCTCCTCGACTATCTGCGGCGCGACTCCTACTTCACGGGTCTCGCGCAGCAGTATGACGACCGCATCTTTCGGCACTTCGTGGTCGCGGACGGCCATCTCGCCGTCAACATGACCAAGCACGGCATGGAACGTCCGGACGCGCGTTCGGAGACGGTACAACTCCTGCGGATGCGCTACTTCCTCACCGAGCGAGTGTACTACCACCACACCAAGGTCGCCGCGGGCGCGATGATCTCGAAGGCCGTCGAACTCGCCCGCGAATGCGGCGCACTCGACGAGGACGAGCTGTTGGAACTCAACGACTGGACGTTGCTGGACCGCCTGCGTGCGGTGCCGTCGGCGGCGAGTCCCGATCCGCGCATCGCCGTGCTGGTTGGCCGCCTCGAACGTCGCGCCCTGCTCAAGCGCGGGTACGTGTGCTCGCCGTTGACGGTGCCAGCGGAAGACCGCCGCCGACTGGTACAGCGGTTCCACGAAACGGCCGCGGAGCGCCGCGCCGTCGAACACGATCTGGCCCGAGCGATCGGTTGCGACCCGACCGAAGTCATCCTGTACTGCCCCGCGCTCACGGTCATGAAGGAAGCCGCGGCCCTCGTCCACACGCCGCGCGGTCTCGTTGCCCTGAACCGTTACGACGACGACGGCACCGCCGAAATCGGCGCGATCGAAGCGCGCTACGCGGCGCTGTGGCGGCTGTACGTGTTCGTACCCGAGGGAGCGGCCGCCCGGGCCGCCTCGGCCGCCGCGGCGGTTATCGGGTACCCGAGCGAACACCGGCGTCACTGA
- a CDS encoding acyl-CoA dehydrogenase encodes MDLSFTPEQEAFRRQVRAWVKANLPKRDPEAGSLESGDPRRIRMLKAWQRKLYDAGYVAMGWPREYGGQGADVVQQTIVNEELIVARAPGLVGGMGIQMVGPTLIQHGTEEQRRRFLPKILTAEEIWCQGYSEPGSGSDLASLRTRAELVGDEFIINGQKVWTSNAHFADWMFCLVRTDPEAPKHRGISYVLIDMKTPGIAVRPLIQMTGEPGFNEVFFDDVRIPRENLVGELNQGWLVANATLQHERNMLGSTTTTQMMMNGLLRLARTCQRNGRAAADDPVVRQQLADLIIRVETMKYHAYRQLTDAIRKRPPGIGASVNKLVSTELNHDIAAMALDVMGPYGSLGRGAADAHDRGDWPIHFMFSLGLIIGGGTSQIQKNIISERGLGMPR; translated from the coding sequence ATGGATCTCTCGTTTACGCCGGAGCAGGAAGCCTTTCGCCGGCAGGTACGCGCCTGGGTCAAGGCCAACCTGCCAAAACGCGACCCGGAAGCGGGATCGTTGGAATCCGGCGACCCCCGCCGGATTCGCATGCTCAAGGCCTGGCAGCGCAAGCTCTACGATGCCGGCTACGTCGCCATGGGTTGGCCACGCGAATACGGTGGCCAGGGGGCGGACGTCGTTCAGCAGACCATCGTCAACGAGGAGCTGATCGTCGCCCGCGCCCCCGGACTGGTCGGTGGCATGGGCATCCAGATGGTCGGTCCGACCCTCATCCAGCACGGCACCGAGGAACAGCGCCGGCGCTTTCTTCCGAAGATCCTCACCGCCGAAGAGATCTGGTGCCAGGGCTACTCCGAACCCGGCTCCGGTTCCGATCTTGCCTCGCTGCGCACCCGGGCCGAGCTCGTCGGCGATGAGTTCATCATCAACGGGCAGAAGGTCTGGACCTCCAACGCTCACTTCGCCGATTGGATGTTCTGTCTCGTACGGACCGATCCCGAAGCTCCCAAGCACCGCGGCATTTCCTATGTGCTCATCGACATGAAGACGCCCGGCATCGCCGTGCGCCCGCTCATCCAGATGACCGGCGAACCCGGGTTCAACGAGGTCTTCTTCGATGACGTACGCATCCCACGGGAGAACCTCGTTGGCGAGCTGAATCAGGGCTGGCTGGTCGCTAATGCGACCCTGCAGCACGAACGCAACATGCTCGGCTCGACGACCACCACGCAGATGATGATGAACGGCCTGTTGCGGCTGGCCAGGACCTGTCAACGCAACGGCCGGGCAGCCGCCGACGATCCGGTCGTTCGGCAACAACTCGCCGACCTGATCATTCGTGTCGAAACCATGAAGTACCACGCCTATCGGCAGCTCACCGACGCGATTCGTAAGCGACCGCCAGGCATCGGGGCGTCAGTGAACAAGCTCGTGTCCACCGAACTGAACCACGACATCGCGGCGATGGCGCTCGACGTGATGGGCCCGTACGGCTCGCTTGGCCGGGGCGCCGCCGACGCCCACGACCGCGGCGACTGGCCGATCCATTTCATGTTCTCGTTGGGCTTGATCATCGGCGGCGGCACATCGCAGATTCAAAAGAACATCATCAGCGAACGCGGGCTGGGCATGCCGAGATAG
- a CDS encoding methyltransferase domain-containing protein yields the protein MSQPDSLEALFDLLFSFVRTGVVKAAIDLDLFTYISRGRNTVDAAALATHADERGVRILLNALVAQGLLAKQAGQYELTPVAEQFLVKDSALYAGGFARVTANPIIWDAVGQLSDIVRTGQPPESIVHVPDHDFWLEFCEASERTSAYTAALVADALPLATDRPVEVLDVACGSGVYGFTILERWPQARVTALDWKDVVRAAQQTAQRRGLAERMNWIAGSAFDTPIPQGRFDLVLASHFIHHFPPAQVIHLAMRFIRALKPGGTLALHEWVADDERTTHGPALMFAVLMLASTASGDVYTFREFTEMLEAAGFGGVRRAPLGRHGTEVVLARREE from the coding sequence ATGTCTCAACCCGACTCCCTCGAAGCGCTCTTCGATCTCCTCTTTTCGTTCGTGCGCACCGGAGTGGTCAAGGCGGCGATCGACCTCGATCTGTTCACCTACATCTCGCGCGGGCGCAACACCGTCGACGCCGCTGCGCTCGCCACCCACGCCGACGAGAGGGGCGTGCGCATCCTGCTCAATGCGCTGGTCGCCCAGGGATTGCTCGCCAAGCAAGCCGGCCAGTACGAGCTGACGCCGGTGGCGGAGCAGTTCCTCGTCAAGGACTCGGCCCTTTACGCCGGCGGCTTCGCGCGCGTTACCGCCAACCCCATCATCTGGGACGCCGTCGGCCAGCTCAGCGATATCGTGAGGACCGGGCAGCCGCCCGAGTCGATCGTTCACGTTCCGGATCACGACTTCTGGCTGGAGTTCTGCGAGGCGTCCGAACGCACCTCCGCCTACACCGCGGCACTGGTCGCGGACGCGCTCCCGCTGGCCACCGACCGCCCGGTCGAGGTGCTCGACGTTGCGTGCGGTTCCGGCGTCTACGGTTTCACCATTCTGGAGCGCTGGCCGCAGGCCCGCGTAACGGCCCTAGATTGGAAAGACGTCGTCAGGGCGGCGCAACAGACCGCGCAGCGCCGCGGCCTGGCCGAGCGCATGAACTGGATCGCCGGCAGCGCCTTCGACACGCCGATCCCTCAGGGCCGCTTCGATCTCGTGCTCGCCAGCCATTTCATTCATCATTTTCCGCCCGCGCAGGTGATCCACCTGGCGATGCGCTTCATTCGCGCGCTCAAGCCCGGCGGCACGCTCGCGCTGCACGAGTGGGTCGCCGACGACGAGCGCACCACCCACGGACCGGCTCTGATGTTTGCCGTCCTCATGCTGGCGTCCACCGCCAGCGGCGACGTCTATACCTTCCGCGAGTTCACTGAAATGCTCGAAGCCGCCGGATTCGGCGGCGTAAGACGGGCACCGCTCGGACGCCACGGCACCGAGGTAGTGCTGGCGCGCAGAGAGGAGTGA
- a CDS encoding crotonase/enoyl-CoA hydratase family protein: MDYQHILYTVDGSILTITLNRPEKLNAFTTRMQHELIDACDRADADDSIRAIVVTGAGRAFCAGADLSGGGATFDSSRGPRPETLDEHRDGGGQVTLRIFDLTKPIIAAINGPAVGVGITMTLPMDIRIAADTAKMGFVFTRRGIVPEACSSWFLPRLVGIGRAAEWVYTGRVFPAAEALAGGLVSRIVAPEALLDTAYGLANEIAGGTSAVSVALSRQLLWRMLGADHPMAAHRIDSQCIYWMGRSADAVEGVTSFLEKRPPQFTMRPSTNMPPFYPWWPPRPFK; the protein is encoded by the coding sequence ATGGACTACCAGCATATCCTCTACACCGTTGACGGATCGATCCTCACGATCACGTTGAACCGCCCGGAGAAGCTCAACGCCTTCACGACGCGGATGCAGCACGAACTCATTGACGCCTGCGACCGGGCCGACGCCGACGACTCCATCCGCGCGATCGTCGTAACCGGTGCCGGGCGGGCCTTCTGCGCCGGCGCCGATCTGTCCGGAGGCGGCGCCACCTTCGACAGCAGTCGCGGTCCGCGCCCCGAGACCCTCGACGAGCACCGCGACGGCGGCGGTCAGGTCACGCTGCGCATCTTCGACCTCACCAAACCGATCATCGCCGCCATCAACGGGCCGGCCGTCGGCGTCGGCATCACCATGACCCTGCCGATGGACATCCGTATCGCCGCCGACACCGCAAAGATGGGATTCGTGTTCACCAGACGTGGCATCGTCCCAGAAGCCTGCAGTAGCTGGTTCTTGCCCCGCCTCGTCGGGATCGGCCGCGCCGCCGAGTGGGTTTACACCGGTCGCGTCTTCCCCGCCGCCGAGGCGCTGGCCGGCGGACTGGTTTCGCGTATCGTCGCTCCCGAGGCCCTGCTCGATACCGCCTACGGCCTCGCCAACGAAATCGCCGGCGGCACGTCCGCCGTATCCGTCGCCTTGTCCCGCCAGCTCCTCTGGCGCATGCTGGGAGCGGATCATCCAATGGCGGCGCACCGGATCGACTCGCAGTGCATCTACTGGATGGGCCGGTCCGCCGACGCGGTCGAAGGCGTCACGTCATTTCTCGAGAAACGGCCGCCGCAGTTCACGATGCGACCGAGCACCAACATGCCGCCATTCTACCCGTGGTGGCCGCCCCGGCCCTTCAAGTGA
- the glgB gene encoding 1,4-alpha-glucan branching protein GlgB, whose product MDTSTEHLDLIVNATHWDPFQILGPHHVDGGWVVRAFVPQAREVDYVPVAGNKRVPLRRVHSAGLFEARLESRPEPAQYRLRIVDQHGHGFETYDPYAFPPILSDFDLHLIAEGRHYTKYEKLGAHTAEIAGVRGVNFAVWAPNAQRVSVVGDFNNWDGRRHQMRVRGSTGVWELFVPGLQEGDLYKYEIKGREHGFLGVKTDPYGFHFEHRPKTAAIVYDIDRYTWNDAAWMERRQRFDWLHQPLALYEVHLGSWMRVPEEDSRWLTYRELAPKLTAYVKDMGFTHVELLPITEHPFDLSWGYQTLGYFAPTSRFGTPTDFMWFVDYLHQQGIGIVLDWTPAHFPRDAHGLAHFDGTALYEYADPKKGEQRDWGSLVFDYGRWEVRNYLISSALFWLDKYHVDGLRVDGVASMLYLDYSRPAGEWVPNVFGGRENLEAVDFLKTFNEVVHRYHPGVVTIAEESTAWPAVSRPTYAGGLGFSMKWNMGWMNDTLDYFSRDPVYRRYHHHHLTFSMLYAFSENFILPLSHDEVVHGKRALLDKMPGDLWQKLANLRAFYTYFYTHPGKKLLFQGGEIGQWTEWNCTESVPWHLVEHDMHRQVQALVRDLNRLYRQEAALHDLEFDHQGFEWIDCNDADASVISFLRFARDRRNFLVVVCNFTPVARLGYSVGVPAGGAYREALNSDSEYYGGSNVGNGLGVTAEQRTCHGRPFSLLVDVPPLGAIVLKPTATTEGP is encoded by the coding sequence ATGGACACCTCGACAGAACATCTCGACCTGATCGTCAACGCGACCCATTGGGATCCCTTTCAGATCCTCGGCCCGCACCACGTCGACGGCGGCTGGGTCGTGCGCGCTTTCGTGCCGCAGGCGCGCGAAGTGGACTACGTCCCCGTGGCCGGCAACAAACGCGTGCCCTTGCGCAGGGTGCACTCGGCGGGGCTCTTCGAAGCGCGCCTCGAAAGCCGGCCGGAACCCGCGCAGTACCGCCTGCGCATCGTCGACCAACACGGCCACGGCTTCGAAACCTACGATCCCTATGCCTTTCCGCCCATTCTGTCCGACTTCGACCTCCACCTCATCGCCGAAGGCCGACACTACACCAAGTACGAAAAGCTCGGCGCTCATACCGCCGAGATCGCCGGTGTGCGCGGCGTCAACTTCGCCGTCTGGGCTCCCAACGCCCAGCGCGTGTCGGTGGTCGGCGACTTCAACAACTGGGACGGCCGCCGACACCAGATGCGTGTCCGCGGCAGTACCGGGGTCTGGGAGCTGTTCGTCCCCGGCCTTCAGGAAGGCGACCTGTACAAGTACGAGATCAAGGGACGCGAGCACGGCTTCCTGGGCGTCAAGACCGATCCCTACGGCTTCCACTTCGAACACCGGCCGAAGACCGCGGCGATCGTCTACGACATCGACCGCTACACCTGGAACGACGCGGCTTGGATGGAGCGCCGACAGCGGTTCGACTGGCTCCATCAACCGCTCGCGCTGTACGAGGTTCACCTCGGTTCGTGGATGCGGGTCCCCGAGGAAGATAGTCGCTGGCTGACGTACCGCGAGCTGGCGCCGAAGCTGACGGCTTACGTGAAGGACATGGGCTTCACCCACGTCGAGTTGCTGCCCATCACCGAGCACCCCTTCGACCTCTCGTGGGGCTACCAGACCCTCGGTTACTTCGCCCCGACCAGCCGTTTCGGCACCCCCACCGATTTCATGTGGTTCGTCGACTACCTCCACCAGCAGGGTATCGGTATCGTTCTGGACTGGACCCCCGCGCACTTTCCGCGCGACGCGCACGGCCTCGCGCACTTCGACGGCACCGCGCTTTACGAATATGCCGACCCGAAGAAAGGCGAACAGCGCGACTGGGGCAGCCTCGTCTTCGACTACGGCCGCTGGGAGGTGCGCAACTACCTCATCTCGAGCGCCCTGTTCTGGCTCGACAAGTACCACGTCGACGGTCTGCGCGTGGACGGTGTCGCCTCAATGCTCTACCTCGATTACTCCCGTCCGGCCGGCGAATGGGTACCGAACGTTTTCGGCGGGCGCGAAAACCTGGAAGCCGTCGACTTTCTCAAGACGTTCAACGAAGTCGTGCACCGCTATCATCCGGGCGTCGTCACCATCGCCGAGGAATCCACCGCCTGGCCCGCCGTCTCCCGCCCGACGTACGCCGGCGGCCTCGGGTTCAGCATGAAGTGGAACATGGGGTGGATGAACGACACGTTGGACTACTTCTCCAGGGATCCCGTGTACCGGCGCTACCACCATCACCATCTCACGTTCTCGATGCTTTACGCCTTCAGCGAGAACTTCATTCTGCCGCTCTCCCACGACGAGGTGGTACACGGGAAGCGGGCCCTGCTCGACAAGATGCCGGGCGACCTGTGGCAGAAGCTGGCCAATCTGCGGGCCTTCTACACGTACTTCTACACCCATCCGGGCAAGAAATTGCTCTTTCAGGGCGGCGAGATCGGACAGTGGACGGAATGGAATTGCACCGAGAGCGTCCCCTGGCACCTGGTCGAGCACGACATGCACCGCCAGGTGCAGGCCCTCGTGCGCGACCTCAACCGGCTCTATCGCCAGGAAGCGGCGCTGCACGACCTCGAGTTCGATCACCAGGGCTTCGAATGGATCGACTGCAACGACGCCGACGCCAGCGTGATTTCCTTCCTCCGCTTCGCGCGCGATCGCCGGAACTTCCTTGTGGTGGTGTGCAACTTCACGCCCGTGGCGCGCCTCGGCTACAGCGTCGGCGTACCGGCCGGCGGCGCTTACCGCGAGGCGCTGAACAGCGACTCCGAGTACTACGGCGGCAGTAACGTCGGCAATGGCCTCGGCGTCACCGCGGAGCAGAGAACCTGTCACGGCCGGCCGTTCTCGCTGTTGGTCGACGTCCCACCGCTCGGGGCGATCGTCCTGAAACCCACGGCCACGACGGAAGGTCCGTGA